The Aedes aegypti strain LVP_AGWG chromosome 3, AaegL5.0 Primary Assembly, whole genome shotgun sequence genome contains a region encoding:
- the LOC5571891 gene encoding uncharacterized protein CG43867 isoform X9: protein MEQRLCDWPKPQSITGPAGSSTGGTQGQSSNAKAPLEKVKITQLESAVEEQKQLRLQDARQVGAKAAKIKEWVTNKLRELEEQNQLLREQNIKCNQQLELLRNHIATQSSRHSIQQPVRSSLSLDVQDYKRRSGRRRSESLDPPEHRSLLASSSVHHHRRNLSMEPQELARDLAAAVDGLNLIPLVPGHQPSPNSDVDTAHDYAEIYTPSREKAPTWLKGLPSGGSSTTTSDSVADLGTPRPPTPPLHRFPSWEAKIYQVANDGLAGDENESQDQESGSGMTSSVGMNSRSQTVSGGYCDISVPVYATVKGRASQIRSMPFTGDSSDDSSDGEDHGAIMTCATSTHNSHNSTSTDNTETSTSGSASSPSKSLKTSSSLSPAKRSGSESPKNKARVISEMSFESGLSDDYAIPPDAVSAVDTTCMDASMPSLLMRTSYADSPKKIETLEKVGHLAKLGGKLKTWRKRWFVLKNGQLTYWKSQHDVNRKPQGTIALDEACRINRAEGASTFEIDTGKKVYYLTADSNATMDDWIRVLQNVQRRNATKLLLSRDDQKPTVQGWVTKVKNGHAKKCWCVLLGKMFLYFKAPGETNPLGQINMRDARVEEVEHVSDSDSEEREDHAQSQARLTVAIYPQQQGVGPTYLILPGKQERDNWLYHLTVVSGGGPNAGTQYEQLIQKLMETDGDPNCVLWRHPILLHTKDNITSPLTSLHSETLQAEAIKLFKSCQLFMSVAVNQPGIDYHVVLAQNALQQCLDMPELQSELICTLIKQTSRHTGQKLGVGVQVNKKLGIPARLFSFDRNRFRFSLKTRRHYHHLLYRHQRYSNKIARREQQLLLCATQSLFTCDTLQGNASQANGSSPTSIQAPSVPPIDCKSNPPAYTFIQGWQLLSLAVSLFVPKNNRLLWYLKLHLSRNADSKTECGKYAAYCERALERTMQNGGRETKPSRMEVLSILLKNPYHHSLPHAIPVHMMNGTYQVVSFDGSSTIEEFHSTLAQEIGCRDGTNGFTLFSDDPIEKDLEHYLDPQAKLCDVISKWETALREKGSGKFENSRVIQLTYKNRLYWKHAAKLETEKERLLLSYQINQQVVQGRFPLSRDLALELASLMAQIDMGDYAADKSKTSSLQALDKFYPYRYRDALTPDGLKELQEVVASKWSLLKGRSVVDCVRIYLTCARKWPFFGAALFQAKPRHSDQAMAWLAVSEDALSVLELSSMASIARYPYSSVMTFGGCQDDFMLVVSADDTLAGSPEQKLLFAMSKPKILEITLLIADYMNALGHTLPGTPQMNTLTRNGSHRSIRSRVHPGSCTGTPAHNTLNSSHANTTHAHNTLTSHSHTLNSHVSHTLSSHGQPDILKSTPDHQRR, encoded by the exons ATGGAGCAACGGCTGTGTGACTGGCCTAAGCCGCAGAGCATAACTGGGCCAGCCGGAAGCAGCACTGGTGGAACGCAAGGTCAGAGCTCCAACGCGAAAGCCCCCCTCGAAAAGGTCAAAATCACCCAGCTCGAGTCGGCCGTCGAAGAGCAGAAACAGCTGAGGCTTCAGGACGCCCGCCAGGTCGGTGCCAAAGCGGCCAAAATCAAAGAGTGGGTCACCAACAAGCTACGCGAACTCGAAGAGCAAAACCAGCTGCTGAGGGAGCAGAACATCAAGTGCAATCAACAGTTAGAGTTGTTAAGGAACCACATCGCAACCCAAAGCAGTAGACATAGTATACAGCAACCCGTTAGATCTAGTTTAAGCTTAGACGTACAGGACTACAAACGGCGCAGCGGTCGCCGGCGGAGCGAATCGTTAGATCCGCCGGAGCACCGGTCCCTGTTAGCGTCCTCTTCCGTGCACCACCATCGACGGAACCTCTCGATGGAACCTCAGGAATTAGCTAGAGACTTAGCGGCCGCCGTCGACGGCCTTAATTTGATACCCCTCGTTCCGGGCCATCAGCCCAGTCCCAACTCGGATGTGGACACCGCGCATGACTACGCGGAAATTTATACGCCTTCGCGTGAGAAGGCCCCTACCTGGCTGAAGGGGCTGCCCAGCGGAGGTTCCAGTACGACCACTTCGGATTCGGTGGCCGACCTTGGGACCCCGCGACCTCCAACACCTCCGCTACATCGGTTTCCCAGCTGGGAAGCGAAGATCTACCAG GTTGCTAACGATGGCCTAGCAGGTGACGAGAACGAATCTCAGGACCAGGAGTCCGGGTCCGGAATGACGTCCAGCGTGGGGATGAACTCCCGCTCGCAAACCGTGTCCGGTGGATACTGTGATATTAGTGTACCGGTTTACGCCACCGTTAAAGGG CGTGCCTCCCAGATCCGATCGATGCCATTTACCGGGGATTCCAGCGACGACAGCAGTGACGGTGAGGATCACGGTGCCATAATGACCTGTGCTACGTCCACCCACAATTCGCACAACTCAACCAGCACGGACAACACCGAGACGAGCACCTCGGGCAGTGCGTCTAGTCCCTCGAAGAGTCTTAAAACATCCTCTAGTCTGAGTCCCGCTAAGCGCAGCGGGTCCGAAAGTCCAAAGAATAAAGCCAGAG TAATTTCAGAAATGTCCTTTGAATCAGGGCTATCCGATGACTACGCGATACCACCGGATGCCGTTTCGGCCGTGGACACGACCTGCATGGATGCGTCGATGCCATCGCTGCTGATGCGAACCTCGTACGCCGATTCGCCAAAGAAGATCGAAACCTTGGAAAAG GTTGGCCACCTTGCGAAGCTGGGCGGTAAGTTGAAGACGTGGCGGAAGCGCTGGTTCGTGCTGAAGAACGGTCAACTGACGTACTGGAAAAGTCAGCATGACGTGAACCGGAAACCTCAGGGAACGATTGCGCTGGACGAAGCCTGTCGGATAAACCGAGCCGAGGGAGCGTCAACGTTCGAGATCGATACGGGCAAGAAGGTGTACTATCTGACGGCCGACTCGAACGCAACGATGGACGACTGGATACGGGTGCTGCAGAACGTCCAGAGGCGGAACGCAACGAAGCTGCTGCTCAGCCGGGACGATCAGAAACCAACGGTGCAGGGTTGGGTTACCAAGGTGAAGAATGGCCACGCGAAAAAGTGCTGGTGTGTGCTGCTCGGGAAGATGTTCCTGTACTTCAAGGCTCCTGGGGAGACG AACCCTTTGGGTCAGATCAACATGCGGGACGCTCGTGTGGAAGAGGTGGAACACGTGTCTGACTCGGACTCGGAAGAGCGCGAAGATCATGCTCAAAGCCAGGCTAGGCTGACCGTTGCCATTTATCCGCAGCAGCAGGGAGTG GGTCCTACCTACCTGATTCTGCCAGGGAAACAAGAACGGGACAATTGGTTGTATCACCTGACGGTCGTTTCCGGTGGTGGACCGAACGCCGGTACACAATACGAGCAGCTCATTCAGAAGCTGATGGAAACTGATGGTGATCCCA ATTGCGTCCTGTGGCGACATCCGATTCTGCTGCACACAAAGGACAACATAACCTCACCACTAACTTCGTTACATTCCGAAACGCTTCAAGCGGAAGCCATCAAGCTCTTTAAG AGCTGCCAACTGTTCATGTCGGTGGCGGTCAACCAGCCGGGCATCGACTACCACGTGGTCCTGGCCCAGAATGCCCTACAGCAATGCCTGGACATGCCGGAACTGCAGTCGGAGCTGATTTGCACGCTGATCAAGCAAACGTCCCGCCATACCGGCCAGAAGCTGGGTGTAGGTGTCCAGGTAAACAAAAAACTGGGCATACCGGCTCGT CTTTTCTCCTTTGACCGGAATCGATTTCGGTTCTCCTTGAAAACGCGGCGCCACTACCACCACCTGCTTTACCGCCACCAACGCTATTCGAACAAGATCGCGAGACGTGAGCAA CAATTGCTGTTGTGTGCCACGCAGAGTTTGTTCACTTGCGATACGCTGCAGGGCAATGCCTCTCAAGCGAATGGGAGCTCACCAACTTCCATTCAG GCCCCTTCGGTTCCTCCGATCGACTGCAAATCTAACCCGCCGGCCTACACGTTCATCCAGGGATGGCAGCTCCTGTCGCTTGCCGTGTCGCTTTTTGTGCCAAAGAACAATCG CCTACTGTGGTACCTCAAGTTGCACCTGTCGCGCAACGCGGATTCGAAAACCGAGTGCGGGAAATACGCGGCCTACTGCGAGCGGGCCCTGGAGCGCACGATGCAGAACGGTGGACGCGAAACGAAACCCTCACGGATGGAGGTGCTGTCGATTCTGTTGAAGAATCCGTACCACCACTCGCTGCCGCATGCCATTCCGGTGCACATGATGAACGGGACCTATCAGGTGGTGTCGTTCGACGGTTCGTCCACCATCGAGGAGTTCCACTCGACGCTGGCACAGGAGATTGGCTGCCGCGACGGGACCAACGGGTTCACGCTGTTCAGTGACGATCCGATCGAGAAGGACCTGGAGCACTACCTGGACCCGCAGGCGAAG CTTTGCGACGTCATCTCCAAGTGGGAAACGGCCCTCCGCGAAAAGGGTTCCGGAAAGTTCGAAAACTCTCGAGTGATCCAGTTGACGTACAAAAACCGCCTCTACTGGAAGCACGCGGCCAAACTGGAGACGGAAAAGGAACGACTGCTGCTCAGCTACCAGATCAACCAGCAAG TTGTTCAAGGACGATTCCCGTTGTCGCGGGACCTGGCGTTGGAGTTGGCATCGCTCATGGCTCAAATCGATATGGGCGACTACGCGGCGGACAAGTCGAAAACGAGTTCACTGCAAGCGCTGGATAAGTTCTATCCGTATCGCTACCGGGATGCCCTCACGCCGGACGGATTGAAGGAACTCCAGGAAGTTGTGGCGAGCAAGTGGTCGCTGCTGAAAGGTCGGTCCGTGGTGGACTGCGTACGGATATATCTAACATGCGCTCGGAAATGGCCATTTTTCGGTGCTGCCCTCTTCCAAGCGAAACCCAGACATTCCGATCAAGCCATGGCTTGGCTTGCAGTTTCCGAGGATGCCCTCAGCGTCTTGGAGCTGTCTTCGATGGCATCGATCGCCCGGTATCCGTACAGTTCGGTAATGACCTTCGGAGGATGTCAAGACGACTTCATGCTGGTGGTCAGCGCGGATGACACTTTGGCTGGAAGCCCCGAGCAGAAACTCCTGTTCGCCATGAGTAAACCAAAGATTCTGGAGATTACGCTCCTCATAGCGGACTACATGAATGCTCTGGGGCACACTCTTCCGGGAACGCCTCAGATGAACACGCTTACGAGAAATGGAAGTCATCGAAGTATTCG